GCCCCGAGGTAACTCATCACCTCGGCAATCACCCGGCCGCGGTAGGTACCGTCGTGAAGGTGATGACCGTGGTCGTGGTCGTGGTCGTGGTCGTGGTCGTGCGTCGGAGTTTGCGGTCGGGGCTGATTGGCAGGTTTCTGGACTTGCTGTGCAAGAACGGGACTGGCCAGGAGCAGGAACATCAGGGCCAGACCAGGGCGAACCGGCGATGCGAGGCGGGGCATGATGGTATCCTCATCGGCTCGGGATCGTCGAGGGACGGCAATCCGTTCCCCTCGCCGATCATGGTAGGCGACGATCGCCTCGGGGACCAGTCGAAGCGAAGAAAGGTAGCAAACCGATGGCATCGCGTCGGCAGCTCTGGACGGTTGGCTATGGAGCCTGGGCGGCTTCGGTGCGGGCGGATCGGCTGGTCAAGGCTCTGGTCGATCGGGGGATTACCCGGCTGGTCGATGTCCGGATCGCCCCGTGTTCGTCCGACCTCGACCCGAAGCGGACCTACGGCCCTCGTCCCTGGCATCTTCACGCAGGAGAAGCAGGGATCAACACGCTGCTCGGTCAATCGGGGATTGCGTATGAGTGGATCGTCGAGTTGGGCAACCCGCAACGGCAGGACCCGAGCATGGCCGTCCTTCGTGCCCATCTGGCCGACCCCTCCGGAGACTGGCCAGTGCATCGCGGCCTGGCTCGCCTGGCCGATCGAGTCCGGCAACCAGGGGCGGTGGTCTGCTTACTCTGCGCCTGTGCCGAGGCGAACCGGTGCCATCGAACCGTGATTGCGCACGCACTGAACGATCGGTCCTTCTCGGGAGAGCTGGAAATTCTCGATGTACGGGCAGGAGGCAGGAGGCACTAGGAATCGCGTGAGAGAGACGAATGCACATCAGCGGAAAAAGGCGAGGACAATTTCCATCGCGATCAGCAGGATGATGATCAGTTCCAGGAACTCGGCGCGGCGGTGGCCGGCCTGAGAGAGGAGCAGGTCGTAGACGTTGCCCACGGTTTCGAGCTTGCGGCGGATCGAGTTCTGCCACTCTGAAAGGTGGAACCGGGCGGAGGCGAGGTCGTAGATCCGCACCAGATATTGATCGCCGATCAGCTTCAGGGCATTATCGGCCCGCTCGAACAGGCTGGTGGCCTCGATCTCCAGCTCGCGGACCTGGCGGACGGCGTCGTTGTGCGTGGGAGACCAGACCATCGGCAGGCGGACTCGGGGACGATCAGGGTGAATGGTGGCGTAGGCACGTTCGATCCGGTCGTCGAGGCGGTCGTCGATGTGTCGATATTCGAGCAACTGAACATTCGCGAATTCGAGGACCTGAATCGTGTCGTCGCAATCGCGGTCGGCCACGACGGCGGCGGCCCAGTCGATCACGATGGCGTCGTTCGGCGCGTAGGAGAGCGAAAGCCGGGTGGCCTCCTGGATCTCCTGCGGCGACATCGAGCCGGCTTCGAGCCGGACGAGCCCGGCCAGCCATTCGCGACGGGTGTCGAGCCAGTCGGGAGAGGCCTCGCCGAGCTGGAAGATGACGTATTCCTCGCTCAGGTCGCTCACCTCGAACTCGGTGACGACCGGCCGGATGCGGTCGAGCCAGGGGGCGAGCACCAGCCGGGCCGAGGCGGTCAGGTCGGCCGGTTCGGCCAGCTCTCCGGCCAGGGTGAGCAACTCGTCGGGGGTCATGCTGACCGGGAACCGGAAGACGAGCGAGATGGCGCCGAAGTCAAACAGCGAGAGGTCGGCCCGGGGCGGCTCGACCGATCGGGCCGGGGCCGGCAGGGCCACGCCCGAGGCGTCGAGCGTCAGCCGAAGCGGGGCAGGGCGATACCGGATCGATTCGGGGGTCCGGCGCCTTCGGGTCAGGCCGCCCGCCTCTCCCGAGAGCAACGGCCGGGCTCGCTCCAGGTCGATCTCGTACCCGAGGTCGAAGGCAAAGGCCAGGTGGATGATCGCGTCAATCGGCGTGTCAGGGTCCATGAGCAGCGGCCGTCCAAAGGAGGGTGGAAGGAAGAGGACAGGATCAGGTCTTCGCCAGGGTTTCGGGTTCGGAGGTCCGCCACCATTGCGCGGCGAGGGTGGCATTCCAGTGCTCGGCGCACGAGCAGTCGGCCAGAGCCTGGCCAAGGGCCTCGGCCGTCGGGAACCGGTTGAGCGGATCTTTCGACAGGCAGCGCAGGACGACCCGTTCCAGGTCCTCCGGCATCGACTTCCGGAGCCGAGAGGGAGGGACGACCGGATCTCTCGCCACGGCGGCCATCACCCGCAACGGGGTGTCTCCCAGGTGAGGCGGCCGGCCGGTCAGCAGGTAGTAGGCGACGGCGCCGAGGGCGTAGAGATCGCTGCGGAGGTCGAGCCTCGGGTCGCCGGTCGCCTGTTCCGGAGACATGTAGAGCGGCGTGCCCGTAACGACGTCGAGCCGGTCGATACCGGTCTCGGCCGAGTCGCCGCCGACGGTCTTGACCAGGCCGAAGTCGAGCACCTTGGTCACGTCGCACCGTCCTCCTCGAATGGCAGCGAACAGGTTCGCCGGTTTCAGGTCGCGGTGGATCATTCCGGCCGAGTGGGCCTCGGCCAGCGAGTCGCACGCCTGGCGGAGCAGGTAGGCAACCCGTCCCGGATCGAGCGGCCCGTGACGTTCGACCAGGGTATCGAGCGGCAAGCCGCGAAGGTATTCCATCACATAATAGAACGTGCCGTCCTCGGTCCGGCCGTAGTCGTAGACCTCGATCGTGTTCCAGTGGGTCAGGCGGGCCATCGCGCGGACTTCCAGCTCGAACCGGCGCAAGACGACCGGGTCGCCCGCGCGGTCGGGTCGGATGAGCTTGATCGCGCAGGGGCGCTTCAAGAGCTTGTGCTCGGCCAGATGCACCTCTCCCATGCCGCCGCCGCCGATTCGATCGCGCAGCACATACTGGCCAAGCCGTCGAGCCTCGAAGGCTTCGACCCGCAAGGCGTTGATCAAATGGGTGCCGTAGACGGCGATCAGGACTGCGAGAAACAGGATGAGCAGGTTGGTCGAAATCTGCTCGAAGGTCGCCAGTTGCTCGACCATTGACTGTCGGCCGGCGGTCCGAATCATCACCGACATTTGCACCAGGCCGGTAATCGCGAAGATCAGGCCGACGGCAATGGCGGCACGTCGCCACCGGTTCGGAATAAAAAGCCCGTAGAGAATAATTAAAATCATCACATAGATAACCGTCATCTCGACACTGGCAATCAACCGTCCGGCGGCCTGAACCAGGGCGCTGATGGTGGCCAGGTCGGGCGGAGACTCGCTGGCAAGCGTGTTGCGGATGACCGTATCGCCCCGCTCGATCCATCGGGTGGTCGAGGCGAAGTGCAAGGTGCCGAAGAAGGCCAAAGCGGAGCTGAACAGGGCAAATTCGAACTGGCGAAGCCGCTGCATCGACCAGTCGTTCCGCTCCGAGAGCAAGGCGATCAGGGCCCCCTGCGTCACCAGGGCCACCGCGTGAAAAATCCGGACGAACAGGTTCACCCCGGCGGATCCGGGGTCGAGAAACTGGTTGCGCACGAAGAAGGCGCCGAAGCCCGTCAGCAAGATGATCGCCACCGCCCTGAGCCGCACACAAAGCAACAGCCGCGTCTCGTCCGACAGATCGACCGCGCCCTCGACGACCTCGACCGGTCGGCCGTCTTGCTGGCTTTGCCCCCCCGAGACTCCCGAGGACTCGGGAGCGTTCGCGGGAACCTCGCCGCGCTCGATGGCCTCGGCGGTGGCCAGATCGATGGTTTCGGCCAGTCGGTCGGTCGCGTTCCGGAGGTGTTCGGATCGAGGCGATTCCATCAGTACGGCTCAGAGGTGCGGTCGATCGAGCGAAGGGGACAGCCTCGGGGATCGCGACCCGCCGAAGCTCGTCGCAAGGTCTGGGAGATCGACCCGAACGGGGGGGGAGGGCCGATGGATCACGATCACGGTCAAAACGCGCCTTGATCTCCAGCGAGGACGGCTGGGGTCTTCGACGCGGTCCCTTGGGGGGGCTTGGCCTTTGAGTGTCTGGGGGCTGCGTCGTGGCCCCTTCAAGCGGTTGCTCAAGGCCGTTCGGGAGCTCGCGTCGGGGCGGTCACTCCAAGGTCGGAGGTTCGTCGGATGTTCGGAACGGCGATGCGCGACGGTCGTCGAGGGAACGCCGGGCGTCTCGACCCGTGAGCGTCGGGCCGACTCAGAAGCCGTCCTGAGACCCCTCGGTGCCGACCCGAACACTCCTCGCCCTGACGATCATCCGGACTGCGAGCCCCGGTTGCAACGCCAAGGCGTCGGTGGCTTCGGTTGTGATGCGGACACTCCATCGTACCGCGCCGGTGGTCACAATCACCTCGGTCAAGGCGCCAAGCGGCACACAACGCTCAACCTCGCCGGGAATCAGGTTTCGCGCACTGAGCCCGGCGACTGGCCCGAGCAGCAGGTCAATCTCATCGGCCCCGACCGAGACGACGACCTCGGCCCCGATCGGGTGATTGACCTTCGGGACGATCAGGTCCGGGCCGCCGTCGAGGAGCAGGCGGGTCGAGTGTTCCTCGTGCCCGGTCACGATCCCTCGCAACGTGTTGGTCTGAGAGTCTGCCCGAGTCGTCCCATTCCCGTCGTCCCGCAGGGAAAACCGCCGGCTCAGAAGGTCACCGGGGGGGCCTTCGGCGACGATCCGGCCCCCGTCGAGCAGCAGCAGGCGATCGCCGAGGCGCGAGGCCTCGGCCGGGCTGTGGGTGACATACAGCACCGGCACCCCTTCGCGGCGCTGGATGCGGCGAAGGCGATCAACCAGGGCGTCTCGGGCGTCCAGATCCAGGGCGCTGAACGGCTCGTCGCAAAGCAGCAGCTCGGGCCTCGGCGCCAGGGCTCGGGCGAGCGCGACCCGCTGCCGTTCCCCTCCCGAGAGTGTGCTCGGCCGCCGATCGAGCAAGGCGTCGACCCCGCAGAGCGCCGCCACCTCGGCCAGACGGCCCTGGGCGTCTCGCCTCGGCCACCCGGCCAGGCCAAACCGGAGGTTGCCCGCGACACTCAGATGAGGAAAGAGCCGGTCGTCCTGAAAGATCATGCCGATCCGACGCCGTCGCAGCGGCTCGCAGACCCGCGTGTGTCGATCGAGGAGAAGCCGGCCGCCCAGGCGGACCCGGCCTTCGTCCGGTTGATCGAGCCCGGCAATCAGGCGCAGCAAGGTCGTTTTCCCCGCCCCCGACCGCCCGAACAGCACGACCACCTCGCGGCCGACGGTCACGGTTGCGTCGAGCACCAATCCGGGATGCACCCGATGCCTCACGGAGACCTCCAGCAGCGGGAGGCCATTGCCCGGGGCTCGGGAATCATCGGTCGTTGAGGGAAGCTCCCGATCTGGCCGTTCCGAAGGTTCGGAATCGGGGGGATCAGGCCGGGGCGTTCCTCGGTTCCTCAGAGGAAGGGAGTGGTTCATTCGCTCGGCTTCAAGGGCGTGCGCTCCGGTTTCGAGGAGCCGGGCATGACCCGATTGACCACAATCAAGAGCACAATGGCCACCGACGCGATCAGGGTCGAGAGCCAGGCCGCGGTGGCCGGTTGCCCGGCCTCGACCGAATCATAAATGGCCATCGCCGCGGTGCGGGTCCGGCCGGGAATGTCGCCGGCGACCATCAACGAGGCGCCGAAGTCTCCCAGGGCTCGGGCAAAGGCGAGCAAGGCTCCGGCCAGAAGCCCTCGCCAGGCCAGCGGGAGCGTCACCCGAAGCAAGACGCTCGACTCGCGTCGGCCGAGCAATCGGGCCGCGTCTTCCAGCCCCGGATCGACCGCCTCGATCGCCCCCCGAGCCGGTAGCAGGAACAGCGGAAAGGCCGCCACGGTCGCCGCGATCACCAGCCCCGACCAGTGAAAGACCGGCACCCCGCCGAACAGATGCTCCAGCACCCTCCCCACCGGCCCCTGGCGTCCGAGCATCAACAGCAAAACGTAGCCGAGGACCGTCGGCGGCAAGACCAGCGGCAGCGTCATGAGCCCTGTGAGCAACCCTTTACCCGGAAACCGCCCCCGGGCCAGCAGAATCGCGATCGGCAGACCGACAACGACCACCGTCAGGGTCGCCAGCAGCGCCACCCGGATCGACAGCAGCAACGGCCCGATCGTCTCGATGCTCACCACCACGCGATTGATCGCTCGCCCGAATCGATTGCGAATCGTTGCTCCCGAGAGACGCTCGACGCACTCTTACCCTAACCGCCCGCCCGGAACCGGGAAACCCCTCGCCCGATCTTCCGACGCCCCCACCGCCCTGTGGACCCCGACCGCCCCCGACCGCCATGATGGCCCCAATGAGGTCCCTGAACCTCGGTCGCGATGGGGCTCCCTCCTCGTGTGAGGGAACGTCGTCCCGCTCGATACGGTTTGCACTCTCTGCCTCCAGCCTCCGGCTCCCTCTCCCCCTCCCGTGGTGGCGAGGGATCAATCCGGCTCCCTCTCCCCCGCCCGTGGGGGAGAGGGCCGGGTGAGGGTGCCTTGTTCAGGACGCACGACCTTGCGATCGAACCTCCAGCCCCCTCACCCGGCCTTGCGGCCACCTTGTTCCCCCGCTTGCGAGGGAGAGGACTGGCAATCTGCCCCCCTCTCTCCACCCAGCGGGGACGAGGGCCGGGGTAAGGGGTCCTCGTCCGGATCGCAATCAGCGCAGTTGCCCTGGAGCGATCACGAGACGACGATCAACGATCTCATGCAACGTTGCCACCCAAAGGATTTTCGTCCCCGATCTCTCAAACTCGGAGCTTTTCCGTCCATGTCTCGCGAAGCGACCCTCAAGCGCGTGCTCGATTGCGGCATCGTGGCCGTCGTCCGATCTGAATCGGGTGAACAACTGGCCGACGTGGTCCGCGCCCTGGCCGACGGCGGCGTGACGGCCGCCGAGATCACCTTCACCGTCCCCGACGCCACCGAGGTCATCCGGGTCGTCCGCAAGGCGCTCGGCGACCGGATCGTCCTGGGGGCCGGCACTGTCCTCGACCCCGAGACCGCCCGCGCCGCCCTTTTGGCCGGGGCCGAGTTCCTCGTCTCGCCGACGGTCAACACCGAGGTCATCCGCCTCTGCCGACGCTACGACAAGGCGATCATGCCCGGCGCCTTCACCCCGACCGAGGTCCTGACCGCCTGGGAGGCCGGCGCCGACATCGTCAAGGTCTTCCCCGCCGACGTCGGCGGCCCCGGCTACCTCAAAGCCCTGCGCGGCCCCCTGCCCCAGGTCCGCGTCATGCCCACCGGCGGCGTCGACCTGACCACCGCCGAATCCTTCCTCAAGGCCGGCGCCTGCTGCCTCGGCGTCGGCTCCTCCATGGTCGAGCCCGAGGCCATCCGCACCGGCAACCTCGACCGCCTCCGCTCCCTCGCCGAGCAATACGTCGCCATCGTCCGCAAGTTCCGCGGGCAATAACCACAAGGTCGCGGCCGGACAGAGGGATCGAAGCTCCTTGCAAGCGCCGAGGGCCGGGGCTACGATCCCTCTCGATTCCGAAGCCCTCGGCCGGCCCAGGCCGACGGCCCGCCCGATGGTTCCCCGCACCCGACGAAGTACACCCGGAGGATTCATGATCGCGATTCAGGCTGGATCAAAGAGCGAGCCGATCACCACGCGTCGGGGGTCGAGCGATCGGGAACACGTCGGGCGTCGGGCAATCGGGCTGGCGCTGGCGGCGCTGGCGGGGTTCGTCGGCACGGCCGCAGCGCAAGAGGCGCCCGAGGCGAAGCATCACATTGAGGACGGCATGGCGCAGGAAGTGCCGGCCTTCAGCGACCCGGACCTCTGGGTCCGGCACGACCTGTGGGTCGAGGCGGAGTTCGACTCCGACGACGACGGCAAGCCGGACCGGATGCACGTCGGCGTCACCCGGCCGAAGCAGACCGAGACGGAGGGGCTGAAGGTGCCGGCCATCTACGTCTCCAGCCCCTACTTCGCCGGCACGGCGGGATCGGCGCAGTCGCTCATGTGGGACGTCCGGCACGAGCTGGGGGCCGAGCCCCCGGCGCGCCCGGACCCACCGGAGATCCGCCGTCGCGAGAACCGGCCGATCATCTCCAACGACGAGGTCAAGACGTGGCTTCCTCGCGGGTTCGCGGTCGTGCACTCGTCGTCGCCGGGGACGGGGCTTTCGCAAGGGTGCGTGACGATCGGCGGCGACAACGAGTCGCTCGCCCCGAAGGCGGTCATCGACTGGCTCAACGGCCGGGCGAAAGGATTTACCTCCCCCGACGGCGACGAGGAGGTCGTGGCCGACTGGTGCACCGGGAAGGTCGGCATGACGGGCACCTCCTACAACGGCACGCTCGCCCTGGCCGCGGCGACGACCGGCGTCGAGGGCCTGGAGGCGATCATCCCGATCGCGCCCAACACGTCGTACTACCACTACTATCGGTCGCACGGCCTGGTCCGATCGCCGGGCGGCTATCTCGGCGAGGACATCGACGTCCTCTACGACTTCGTCCGCAGCGGCAACCCCGAACGCCGCCCGCACTGCGACTGCACCGTCCGAGACACCGAGATGGCCGAGCAGATGGACCGCCTGACCGGCGACCTCAACGACTTCTGGGCCGGCCGCGACTACCTCAACGAACTCGGTCCGCTGAAGGCCCCGACCTTGATGGCCCACGCCTTCAACGACTGGAACGTGATGCCCGAGCACAGCGTCCGGATCTACGAGGCGATCAAGGCCAAGGGAGTCCCGGCACAGATCTACTTCCATCAAGGAGGGCACGGCGGCCCGCCTCCCCCGGATCAGGTCAACCGATGGTTCACCCGGTATCTGCTCGGCGTCGAGAACGGCGTTGAGCAGGAGCCTCTGGCCTGGATCGTCCGAGAGCAGGACGACCGCACGAAGCCGACCGCCTATCCCGACTATCCGCACCCCGACGCCGAGCCAGCCGTCCTGCACCCGACGCCCGGCGCACCGAAGGCCGGCGGGCTCGTGCTCGATCCCCTCGACGACGCTCAGGGAACCGAGACGCTCGTCGATAACGTCTCGTTCGACGGCGCGACGCTGGCGAAGGCCGAATGGACCAACCATCGCCTCCTCTACGCCACCCCTCCCTTGAGCACCGAGGTCCACCTCTCGGGCACCCCCCGGCTGACGATTCGGCTGGCCTCGAACACGCCGGCGGCCAATCTGTCCGTCTGGCTCGTCGCCCTGCCCTGGGAATCCGGCCCCCGCTCGTCGATCACCGACAACATCATCACCCGAGGCTGGGCCGACCCGCAGAACTCCCAATCGCTCTCCGAGAGTGCGCCGCTGACCCCCGGCGAATTCGTCACCCTAAGCTTCGACCTCCAGCCCGACGATCAGATCATCCCCGAGGGGCAGCAGATCGCCCTCATGATCTTCTCCAGCGACCGCGAGTTCACCCTCTGGCCCGAGCCGGGAACGGAGCTGACGGTCGATCTCGACGCCACCTCGCTGGAACTGCCGGTCGTCGGCGGCGCCGATCGCCTGGCAGAGGCGATCCGCGATGCGGAGGAACAACCCCCTCGGGTCGACACCTCCGAGTGACCGACTCGGGCTTTCCGAGACGCCCCCCAAGATCATCTCAAGCCGTCTAACCGGTCACGACGATAAACCCGTTGAAACCGGACCTCGGGATGACCGACCGGCTTCCCTGCGCGGCGGTCTCGCCCGCTGAGAAGCCCCCGAGGGAACCGAAGACGCATCCGAAGCGGACTCCGCAAAAAAAAGAGCCGGCCAGGGAAGGCCAGGCTCTGCGGTCCGGCCCGGCTCGGCCAGGGAGGGCGAAAGGTGGCAGCATCGGCCGCGAATCGAGCGTGCCGGAAGGTCGTCGGGCTGGGCCTCGCCCTGGCCTCGGCCTTGCTCGCGCCCGATGCCGCGCCTCCTGCCAGGGCTGCGCCGATCCCCCAAAATGCCGAGCCGCGGATCACCTACTCCGATAAGCCCTCCTTCCGGATCCCGTTCAACATTCAGGACCCCGCGATGCTGGAACAGATCGCGGAGGTCCATCTCTACGTTTCGTCCGATCGCGGCCTGTCGTGGGAGTATGCCGGCAACACGGCTCCCGATCAGCTTGCGTTCCCGTACCGGGCCGCTCGGGACGGTGAATACTGGTTCGCCGTGCGGACGAGAGATCGCCAGAACCGCCTCTATCCGCCCGACATGGAGCAAGTGCGCCCGAAGCTCCGCGTGGTCGTCGATACCACGGCTCCCTCGGTCGTGGTGCGTGCCTTGCCGCGTCGGGCGGGAGTGGTCGGGATTGTCTGGGAGGTCCAGGACGAGCACCTCGATCTCTCCACGTTCATGCTCGAATATCAGGTGCAAGGGGCCCCGGCCAACGCCTGGAGGCAGGTCAAGACTTCACCGAGAATCGTCGGTGAGGCCCGCTGGGAGGTGGGCACGGGATTGCCCGTGACCGTCCGCGTGACCGTCTCCGACGCGTCCGGCAATCGGGGTTCCGCGCAGCAGCTCTTGCCCGATGGTCTGGCCGAGGCCCCGGGAACGGTGTCCGTCCCCTCGGCCGGTTCCGCGCCGCCGCCGATCCTGGCCCGACGCTCCTCCGACCCTTCGCCGGGCCGCTCGGGAGTCTCGGACGACCCGTTCGCCGGGATCGACGATCAGCCCCCGGCCGCTCCTCGGACCAATGCCTCGGCTCCGGTCCGATCGCCGAATCCGGCTCAGCCCGCTCGACCGATGCCCGCCCCGGCTCCGAATCCAACGCCCGCCCGTTCCGCTCCTCCAGCCGATTTAGGAGGGGCAAGGATCGTTGCAAGCCCACGTTTCCCGTTGAGTTACGGCGTAGAAGATGCTTCGGTCGAGTCGCTCGAAGTCGTCGAGATGTGGGTCACAAGAGACGGCGGGCAGAACTGGGAATCGCTCGGCACCGACCCGGATCGTCGGTCGCCGTTTCATGTGGATCTGGGAGGCGACGGCCGCCACGGGCTCCGAATCGTCGTCCAGTCGCAAAACGGACTTGGAGACCCCCGCCCCGTTCCGGGGACTCCTCCCGAGTTCGAGGTAATTGTCGATACGACCCCCCCCCGCGTTGCGCTCGATTCCGTCGGCATCGGCAGCGGAGACGAGGCCGGATCGCTCGTGGTCGAATGGCGGACCGACGAGCCGCACCCGGCCGAAACTCCCGTCGTCGTCTCGATCCGCCCCGACGCCCCCGACGCCATCTGGCAGCAAATCACCCCCGCCCTGCCCGATTCCGGCCGGTTCGTCTGGCCCTTACCCCCCAACATCCCGGCCCAATTCCACGTCAGGCTCGATGTCTTCGACGTCGTCGGCAACCAGAATGCCGTCGAAACGTCCGACCCGATCGTCCTCGACATCCCCCGCCCCCGAGGCCGAATTCTTGGCCTCGACCCCAGCGCCCGGGTCCGATCCTCCCCCGTCCGCTGATCCGCCCTCTGGGTCCGCTCGTCGTGGTGCGATACGATTGGGATTGAAGGAAGCGAGGATTCCGGACTCCCATCCGGAATCCCCCATTCCTCAACGCCCTGGATTCGCACCTTTCTGATCGAGCCGAGGGACGCCATGAACCTCCGGAACCTCCGCCGACGGTTTCGCCCCGGACTTGCCCTCATCGTCCTGAATGAATGCGAAGTCCCTCGCGTTGTACCGCTTCCGCCATCGAATGATGAGTCGCCCCTTGCATCGGGTGGCCCCGGTTGCTCGCCAACCGGGGCGGCGCAGCCGCGCGAGGCAACGCGAGGCCGCACCGAAGCCTCTCGTCGCTCCGCGACCCCGGTTGGCAAGCAACCGGGGCCACCCACAACACATCACTCAAGGGTGAACGCAGAAGTCGACATCCCCGACCACCCCAACGGCCACCGACGCGACGTTGCAATCCTCTTGATCGTCGCATCGCTGGGCCTGATGGCCGCCCCTCGGGCCGAGGCGCAGGGAATCGAACCCGGCGACCGCGTCGTCCTCGCCTCGATCGACGACGTCCTGAAGATTGAAGCGCGGATCGTGGCCTCGGGAGCGATCCACCGCGTTTACACCGTCGGCAAGGTCAACGGCCCCTGGCTCTGGCTCGAAGCCGAGGACCTTGCCGGCTGGATCAAGAGCGACCGCGTCTTGCCCTTCGACCAGGCTCTGGAGGCCGCCTCCGAGCGGATCGCCTCCGCAAACCCGTCGGCCGAGGATTACCTGACCCGAGGCCTGCTCTGGGCCGATCGCGGCCGTCCCGATCTCGCCGAAGCCGACTTCGACGAGGCCATCCGGCTCGAACCCGAATGGCGCACTCCCTGGCTCAACCGCGGCAACCTTCGCCGCGCCGACGGGAGGCCGAACGAGGCTCTCGACGACCTGAACCGCGCCGTGCAGCTCGCCCCGCTCGACCCCTTGCCCTATTACAACCGAGGGCTCACCTGGCTCGACCTCAAGGAGCCGAAGCGCGCCTACGATCAGTTCGGCCTGGCGCTTCGGGTCGATCCGAACCACGCCGCCGCCCGATTCAATCGCGCGGCCCTCGGAGTCGCCCTTGGCCTCGACGGCGGAGCGGCCGATGCCGAGGCCTTCCTCGTGCTCGTCGGCTGGTACGAGGCCCTGTCCCCCTACGCCGCACTGCTCGCGAGCCTCGAACACCGCCGCGAAGGTCGAGAGGCTCAGGCCGATGGCCTGCTCGCCGCTGCGGCCGAGGATCGCGACCTCTCCGTCTGGCCCGGCCCGATTCTCGACTACCTGCTCGGCGATCTTCCCCTCGAAGACCTCATCGCCGCCGCCAAAACCCCCGACCAGCAGGCCGAGGCCCGGGCCTACGCCGGAATCGCCCTCCAGATGGAAGGCCAGACCGACCAGGCCCGGCCCTTGCTCCAGTGGGTCGTCGAGTCCGCCGACCCGGCCCGCATCCCCCATCTGCTCGCCCGATCGGCGCTTGAACCCCCGGTCAACCAGGAGCCGGACCCCGCGCCGGATGCGCAGCCCGGATCCGAGTCGCTCCCCTGATCATCTCCCTCCGAACCGGGTTGCGACGACCGGGGCGCGGTCAAATAATCGGGCAATTCCGCGAAAATGAGCCGCAACTCTGTACGGGGTTGGCGATTCATCGCGTATTGAGGATACTGACGGCCCGAACTGGCCCGAAGACTGGGCACGAGCCCCCGTCCGGATCGACCGGGGCGTTTGGACTCCATGCGACCCGAGG
This genomic interval from Tautonia rosea contains the following:
- a CDS encoding tetratricopeptide repeat protein — its product is MNAEVDIPDHPNGHRRDVAILLIVASLGLMAAPRAEAQGIEPGDRVVLASIDDVLKIEARIVASGAIHRVYTVGKVNGPWLWLEAEDLAGWIKSDRVLPFDQALEAASERIASANPSAEDYLTRGLLWADRGRPDLAEADFDEAIRLEPEWRTPWLNRGNLRRADGRPNEALDDLNRAVQLAPLDPLPYYNRGLTWLDLKEPKRAYDQFGLALRVDPNHAAARFNRAALGVALGLDGGAADAEAFLVLVGWYEALSPYAALLASLEHRREGREAQADGLLAAAAEDRDLSVWPGPILDYLLGDLPLEDLIAAAKTPDQQAEARAYAGIALQMEGQTDQARPLLQWVVESADPARIPHLLARSALEPPVNQEPDPAPDAQPGSESLP